In Pseudoduganella albidiflava, a single window of DNA contains:
- a CDS encoding cupin domain-containing protein yields MNRCTLAPGSISALLHRHTTQDEFIYLLAGEAVLVTDEGEMVLTPGMCAGFKAGGRAHRLENRSTAEAVFLEIGDRSAGDTAIYPRDDLAAVFEHGNWRFTHKDGSPY; encoded by the coding sequence GTGAACCGCTGTACGCTGGCGCCGGGGAGTATCTCCGCACTGCTGCACCGGCATACCACGCAGGATGAATTCATTTATCTGCTCGCCGGCGAAGCGGTACTGGTTACCGATGAAGGGGAAATGGTACTGACGCCGGGCATGTGCGCCGGTTTCAAGGCGGGCGGCCGCGCGCACCGGCTGGAAAACCGTTCAACGGCCGAGGCGGTATTCCTGGAGATCGGCGACCGTTCAGCGGGCGATACGGCGATTTATCCGCGCGACGACCTGGCTGCCGTATTCGAGCATGGCAACTGGCGCTTCACGCACAAGGATGGTTCGCCGTATTGA
- a CDS encoding TonB-dependent receptor plug domain-containing protein, producing the protein MRSSRSLLPFRLAALTAAILASFPAFADRLQTLPEAAEQRTQGEAAKPEEPMQKVEIKGSAAAYDPRRDDTASKVVVSDEEIKRYGDTAITDVFKRIPGVTVGGSGRGGGDIRMRGLGSGYTQILLNGERAPAGFSIDTLSPDVIERIEIVRAASAEFSTQSIAGTINIVLKRAVKTAQRELKLSAAKSADQNSPSGSLQVSDRDGALSYSLSGNFWRGTYDRLSPVEETQVDPAGQLRMVRHTRQQDGGRWEGLNLAPRLNWALGGGDTLTSQTFVNFNRNRYHGYQEIETELGTPPRFDVRDMYNFNRSLFARTDLNWVKRLGEGGKLDAKAGISGMRSEGEWHELDYRAAALGRDATVLSETTERGFSTQGKYSAPWLEDHALSMGWDAGVTLRDDTRNEDEADLPGYVPVDSDEGYEAKVTRLALYAQDEWNLTPRWSVYAGLRWEGIETTSEGDSFDTVSQTNSVWSPLAQTLYKLPDSRDQVRLALTRTYKAPSPNNLVPRRFTSTNNSQTEPDRRGNPDLQPELASGIDASYEHYWGDNALLSAAASMRRISGYTRQGLFLENGRWIATPVNDGNAVTRSIELEAKFPLAAVLDDAPGVDLRASVARNWSRVDVVPGPDNRLDQQTPLSATFGADYRSRDGKLTTGASFAFRDGGPVRIDVNQTGYQSVRRDLDVYALWKFNPQYQLRVAVSNVLGQDSVGDSAYLDDNGTLRRTSIYPGYAQGRATLEMRF; encoded by the coding sequence ATGCGTTCGTCCCGTTCTCTTCTCCCATTCAGGCTCGCTGCGCTGACGGCGGCCATCCTGGCTTCATTTCCCGCTTTCGCCGATCGTCTCCAGACCTTGCCGGAGGCCGCCGAACAGCGCACGCAAGGCGAAGCGGCCAAGCCGGAAGAACCCATGCAGAAAGTGGAAATCAAGGGATCCGCGGCGGCTTACGATCCGCGCCGCGACGATACCGCGAGCAAGGTCGTGGTATCCGATGAAGAGATCAAGCGCTATGGCGATACGGCCATTACCGATGTCTTCAAGCGCATTCCCGGCGTGACGGTCGGCGGTTCCGGCCGGGGCGGCGGCGATATCCGCATGCGCGGCCTGGGCAGCGGCTATACGCAGATCCTGCTCAATGGCGAACGGGCGCCGGCCGGGTTTTCGATCGACACGCTGTCGCCGGACGTGATCGAGCGGATCGAGATCGTGCGCGCCGCCAGCGCCGAGTTTTCCACCCAGTCGATCGCCGGCACCATCAATATCGTGCTGAAGCGGGCGGTCAAGACGGCCCAGCGCGAGCTCAAGCTCAGCGCGGCGAAAAGCGCGGACCAGAACAGCCCGAGCGGCAGCCTGCAAGTGTCCGACAGGGATGGCGCGCTGTCCTATTCGCTGAGCGGCAACTTCTGGCGCGGCACCTATGATCGCTTGTCGCCGGTGGAGGAGACCCAGGTCGATCCGGCCGGCCAGTTGCGCATGGTGCGCCATACCCGCCAGCAGGATGGCGGCCGCTGGGAAGGCCTGAACCTGGCCCCGCGGCTCAACTGGGCGCTGGGCGGCGGCGACACACTGACCTCGCAGACCTTCGTCAACTTCAACCGCAACCGCTACCACGGCTACCAGGAAATTGAGACCGAGCTGGGCACGCCACCCCGTTTCGACGTGCGCGACATGTACAACTTCAACCGCAGCCTGTTTGCCCGAACCGACCTGAACTGGGTGAAGCGGCTGGGCGAGGGCGGCAAGCTCGATGCCAAGGCCGGCATCAGCGGCATGCGCTCGGAAGGGGAGTGGCACGAGCTCGACTATCGCGCCGCCGCACTGGGGCGCGATGCGACCGTGCTCAGCGAGACGACCGAACGGGGCTTTTCCACGCAGGGCAAGTATTCGGCGCCATGGCTGGAAGATCACGCGCTGTCGATGGGCTGGGATGCCGGCGTGACGCTGCGCGACGATACCCGCAACGAGGACGAAGCCGACCTGCCGGGCTATGTCCCGGTCGATTCGGACGAGGGCTATGAGGCGAAAGTGACGCGGCTGGCGCTGTACGCGCAGGATGAATGGAACCTCACGCCGCGCTGGTCGGTCTATGCCGGCCTGCGCTGGGAAGGCATCGAGACCACCAGCGAAGGCGACAGTTTCGACACGGTCAGCCAGACCAACAGCGTGTGGAGTCCGCTTGCGCAAACCCTGTACAAGCTGCCGGACAGCCGCGACCAGGTGCGCCTGGCGCTGACCCGCACCTACAAGGCGCCGAGCCCGAACAACCTGGTGCCACGCCGGTTCACGTCCACCAACAATAGCCAGACCGAACCGGACCGCCGGGGCAATCCGGACTTGCAGCCGGAGCTGGCATCCGGCATCGATGCGTCGTACGAGCACTACTGGGGCGACAACGCGCTGCTGTCGGCGGCCGCATCGATGCGGCGCATCAGCGGCTACACGCGGCAGGGCCTGTTCCTGGAAAACGGCCGGTGGATCGCCACGCCCGTCAACGACGGCAACGCCGTCACGCGCAGCATCGAGCTGGAGGCCAAGTTCCCGCTGGCCGCCGTGCTCGACGACGCGCCCGGCGTCGACCTGCGTGCCAGCGTGGCGCGCAACTGGTCGCGGGTGGACGTCGTGCCGGGGCCGGACAACCGCCTCGACCAGCAGACGCCGCTGTCGGCCACGTTCGGCGCCGACTACCGCTCGCGCGACGGCAAGCTGACCACGGGCGCCAGCTTCGCCTTCCGCGATGGCGGGCCGGTGCGCATCGACGTCAACCAGACCGGCTACCAGAGCGTGCGGCGCGACCTCGACGTCTATGCACTGTGGAAGTTCAACCCGCAATACCAGCTGCGCGTGGCCGTTTCAAACGTGCTCGGCCAGGATTCGGTGGGCGATTCGGCTTACCTCGACGACAACGGCACGCTGCGCCGCACCAGTATCTATCCCGGCTATGCGCAGGGCCGGGCAACGCTGGAAATGCGCTTCTGA
- the asd gene encoding archaetidylserine decarboxylase (Phosphatidylserine decarboxylase is synthesized as a single chain precursor. Generation of the pyruvoyl active site from a Ser is coupled to cleavage of a Gly-Ser bond between the larger (beta) and smaller (alpha chains). It is an integral membrane protein.): protein MSDRLAVLPQYLLPKGALTNFAGRVAGAKGGAMTTRLIRWFVGKYDVNMAEAENSDIASYHSFNEFFTRALKPGVRPIADAPFVCPVDGRISQFGAIEDDQIFQAKGHSFTTTALVGGDRALADLFQHGSFANLYLSPRDYHRIHMPCDGKLTRMIYIPGSLFSVNPTTARGIPGLFARNERVVCVFDTAHGPFVMTLVGATIVGSMATVWHGVVNPPRQAEIREWTYLDQHILLRKGAELGRFLLGSTVVMLFPKDTLAFNPAWQPAGAVRLGEPMATLPT from the coding sequence GTGTCCGACCGCCTCGCCGTTCTCCCGCAATACCTGCTCCCGAAAGGGGCATTGACCAATTTCGCCGGCCGCGTGGCCGGTGCGAAAGGCGGCGCGATGACGACGCGGCTGATTCGGTGGTTCGTCGGTAAATACGATGTGAATATGGCCGAAGCGGAAAACTCCGATATCGCCAGCTATCACAGCTTCAATGAATTCTTTACGCGCGCTTTGAAGCCGGGTGTGCGGCCGATCGCGGACGCGCCATTCGTGTGCCCCGTCGACGGCCGCATCAGCCAGTTCGGCGCGATCGAGGACGACCAGATCTTCCAGGCCAAGGGCCACAGTTTCACCACCACGGCGCTGGTGGGCGGCGACCGCGCGCTGGCCGACCTGTTCCAGCACGGCAGCTTCGCCAACCTGTACCTGTCGCCGCGCGATTACCACCGCATCCACATGCCGTGCGACGGCAAGCTGACGCGCATGATCTACATCCCGGGCAGCCTGTTCTCCGTGAACCCCACCACCGCGCGCGGCATCCCCGGCCTGTTCGCCCGCAACGAGCGCGTGGTCTGCGTGTTCGACACGGCGCACGGCCCGTTCGTGATGACACTGGTGGGCGCGACGATCGTCGGCAGCATGGCCACCGTGTGGCATGGCGTCGTCAATCCGCCGCGCCAGGCGGAGATCCGCGAATGGACCTACCTGGACCAGCACATCCTGCTGAGGAAAGGCGCGGAACTGGGCCGCTTCCTGCTCGGCTCCACTGTCGTCATGCTGTTCCCCAAGGACACCCTGGCCTTCAACCCCGCCTGGCAACCGGCCGGCGCCGTGCGGCTGGGCGAACCGATGGCCACCCTGCCCACCTGA
- a CDS encoding LysR family transcriptional regulator, whose product MDIDPGDLLLFARIVETGSFSQAAERTGLPKSTVSRRLSLLEARLGERLLQRTTRRLVLTEFGTSLLEHARKVAEETAAAGALAQHRQGAPNGLLKVSMPADFANEAMGSLLPAFMAKYPAISLQFDLSPRRVDLVAEGFDLAVRMGALPDDATLAARPVVLSTWSLYASPSYTVLRGLPSHPDELFRHDLLGLSRTASGMALWRLLRGKAQWEREVPVRMTGNSPELLARLAAAGAGIASCTDRYAAPLVAAGALVKVLPEWAFPAVTGYAVFPGRRLMPAKTRAFLDMLEAHYENR is encoded by the coding sequence ATGGACATTGATCCGGGCGACCTGCTGCTGTTCGCGCGCATCGTCGAAACGGGCAGCTTCAGCCAGGCGGCCGAGCGGACCGGCTTGCCGAAATCGACCGTGTCGCGGCGGCTGTCACTGCTGGAAGCGCGCCTGGGCGAACGCCTGCTCCAGCGCACCACGCGCCGGCTCGTGCTGACCGAATTCGGCACGAGCCTGCTCGAGCATGCGCGCAAGGTTGCGGAAGAAACGGCTGCGGCGGGCGCGCTGGCGCAGCACCGGCAGGGCGCGCCGAACGGCTTGCTGAAAGTGTCGATGCCGGCCGACTTCGCCAATGAAGCGATGGGCAGCCTGCTGCCGGCGTTCATGGCGAAGTACCCGGCGATTTCGCTGCAGTTCGACCTGTCGCCCCGGCGCGTCGACCTGGTGGCCGAAGGCTTCGATCTCGCCGTGCGCATGGGCGCGCTGCCGGACGATGCCACGCTGGCCGCCCGGCCCGTGGTGCTCAGCACCTGGTCGCTGTACGCGTCGCCGTCGTACACGGTGCTGCGCGGCTTGCCCTCGCATCCGGACGAATTGTTCCGGCACGACTTGCTGGGGCTGTCGCGCACCGCTTCCGGCATGGCGCTGTGGCGGCTGTTGCGAGGCAAGGCGCAGTGGGAGCGGGAAGTGCCGGTGCGCATGACCGGCAACTCGCCGGAATTGCTGGCCCGGCTGGCCGCGGCCGGCGCCGGCATCGCCAGCTGTACCGACCGCTATGCCGCGCCACTGGTGGCCGCCGGCGCGCTGGTGAAGGTATTGCCCGAGTGGGCTTTCCCGGCCGTGACCGGCTACGCCGTGTTTCCCGGCCGCCGGCTGATGCCCGCCAAGACCCGTGCCTTCCTGGACATGCTGGAAGCGCACTACGAAAACCGGTGA